A window of the Tiliqua scincoides isolate rTilSci1 chromosome 5, rTilSci1.hap2, whole genome shotgun sequence genome harbors these coding sequences:
- the LOC136652883 gene encoding olfactory receptor 14A16-like has product MTNQSRVMEFLLHGFSDIQELQPLLFIAFLVIYLVALMENLLIITIIIYSHSLHKPMYFFLANLACQDLGSISVTVPRSMSNSLLNTQAISFSGCVCQVFFLVFFLASHFILLGVMAFDRYMAICNPLHYETLMTRKTCIQMASGVWISGLIYAILYTGNTFTIEFCSNDIDQFFCEIPHVLKLACSDSSLAEVWILCFGVSTSLVYFAVIIYSYVQIFRAVLNITSSQGKQKAFSTCLPHLIVIFLYVICASFTYLSPIFNSESTMNLLISIFYCVVPPVMNPLIYTMRNKELKTAFWKLLVSFQYLHKDHWPACVF; this is encoded by the coding sequence ATGACCAACCAATCTAGAGTGATGGAATTCCTTCTCCATGGCTTCTCCGATATTCAGGAGTTACAGCCTCTTCTCTTCATTGCTTTCCTTGTCATTTATCTGGTGGCCCTCATGGAGAACCTTCTCATCATCACAATCATCATCTACAGTCACAGCCTCCACaaacccatgtacttcttcctggccAACCTGGCATGCCAAGACCTGGGCTCCATATCCGTCACAGTCCCCAGATCCATGTCAAATTCCCTCCTGAACACCCAGGCCATTTCCTTCTCTGGCTGTGTTTGCCAAGTGTTCTTCCTTGTCTTCTTCTTGGCATCCCACTTCATCCTTCTCGGTGTCATGGCTTTTGACCGCTACATGGCCATCTGCAACCCACTGCATTATGAGACTCTGATGACTAGGAAAACATGCATCCAAATGGCATCTGGGGTATGGATCTCTGGGCTTATCTATGCCATTCTATATACTGGAAACACATTCACCATTGAATTCTGTTCCAATGACATtgatcagttcttctgtgaaatcccacaCGTACTCAAATTGGCTTGTTCTGATTCCTCTCTTGCTGAAGTGTGGATTCTCTGCTTTGGAGTTTCCACATCCCTTGTTTATTTTGCTGTAATCATTTATTCATATGTTCAAATCTTCAGAGCAGTTTTAAATATCACATCCAGCCAAGGAAAGCAAAAAGCTTTCTCAACATGCTTGCCACACCTAATTGTAATATTCTTATATGTTATATGTGCCTCATTTACCTATCTTAGTCCCATATTTAACTCTGAATCCACCATGAATCTGTTAATTTCTATCTTCTATTGTGTGGTACCACCAGTAATGAACCCGCTGATCTATACCATGAGAAATAAGGAACTCAAAACAGCATTTTGGAAACTGCTTGTCAGTTTCCAGTATTTACACAAAGATCATTGGCCAGCTTGTGTTTTTTAA